CGGGGAACGAATCCGGGCCTTCCCTCTTAAGAACAGTCGACAGTGCTCACCGATGCATCAGGGAAGTCGTCAGAACTCCGACTTAGATAAGACTATTATCGAGTACCTACCAATCAGTGATAATGACCGAGGCCGCGTGCTGGGAAcagatcataataataaaaaaacaatacaatgataaatgataaacttaatttatataatttcctAGTTTTATTTACAGCAGTAATTTACAAATTTGTAAATGATGAATAAGTTACTAAGAATTAGcacaattttatttacactacTGTTTCAGTTTTACGTACAAATAACCGATCTAAAGTGACATCTTAATCCTATcctatttataacaaattagaaGGATTAGCAATCCTTCTAACTTGTTGTAAACTGCTAAgcagtgcacttcatacatgcacaaaagcactgcaaaccaaattattttatataactcgtattggaggggaaatttgttattttatgccatgttcgtgctttatgcataccctggtcgaaggcCCTGTGGACGCCACTGCTGCTAAGCCTTAGGTCACAGGGTTAAGGTCACAGACCTCCCATAAGGTacacggttttagagcatagacctactacgctgctccaatacgggctggtgggctttaacgactattacctCAATTAAGCAATAATATCCGGGATCAACGGCTTCACGTGCTCTCCAAGGAAAGGGAGTGACACCGCAAACTTCATAACTCCGAGCTATTACCGAAAATTCTTGAATTaaatacacaataccttatATCAAATggcccgggattcgaacccaggacatgctaaccactagacctaCGGAGCACCATAATCTTACTAGAGCAGCTATACATTTAATGAAATCTAGGAATAATACCTACATTAAATACATGGTCCCTGTCTCTTTGAACATTTACCAGAGTCAATCTTTCAAGTAATAACAGAAAGTCTAAGGATTACAAATCTTCATATTCCTTGCAATAGGAGATTTGTACtaagttttttcttacttgCCGCATTTTATTcaagaaataagtataatatacataaaaacaaatgaaaaaacaagAGATTTGGACtcttagtttttaatatttattcattttaaatattatttacaaaaaagtgatgaaaaaattgtttgcacttttattttgtttatatgtatattataagtatttatgtattatattcataaagatattcaacagctatcttagtacccataacacaagctacgcttactttggggctagatggcatgtgtgtattgtcgtagtaaatttatttatttattattaatgacaGAAAGTGTAACGAGtaaaaatctttatactctttgcaataaaagatttgtactaaactaagttttttcttactgtgcaaacaattttttcatcacttttttgtaaataatattttaaaatgaataaatattaaaaactaagaGTGCAAATCTCAtgttgtttcatttttttttttactaattttacagtaattaaaaaaaaatatatatattgtcgaAAATTGtctttttctatttttcaaacgtattttacactaaaaaataataaaaagataatttacataaaaggaCAAGTAAGAAAAAGTGAGTATAGATACATTATCTACATTGGCTTTACGAATTGAAGTACCCTTGGCGTTTTGCAGCTCAAGTCACGCAATAGGTTTGTACTTACATACCTATCTATACATGTACAAACTTATACTGGTACATAGCAGTAAGTATGTGACCTTCAGCCAGCTAATatctacaatataatatatcacaATAACGCTTTAAATTATTCTTGGGAGGTACTAATCATATAACTGGACTACTACACCGTCTGTCCGTATTAAATTGCTTCATAGAAGTGAGAGATTGAGTGGACTTCAGTTCCTCGGGAGAAAGAGGTCTCCCTCGGAACTCGTTCTCAATCTCTTGTAAAGTTCTGTCCTTTGTTTCTGGCAAGAAGAGCCACGCGATCACCAGACAGTATCCCACCACGACTGCGTACAAAACATACGCTCCATGAATAccaaaatttttgaataaatatggCACAGTCTTCACCGTGATGAACAGGTTTGATGACAGGAATAGGACACTAAGACCGCCAGCAAGACTTCTGTATTCCAACGGAAATACTTCCCCAGCTATGATAAAGGGCAGAGGAACCGTGCCAGTCGCTATGGAGAACATGTGTATATGAATGAGAGCAATCCCAATAGCTGGGTGATCAAATGGCAGAAGATTATGACCTTTGCAGTAGGTGTAGGCTGCTGTGGCCAAAAACGCAAACAGATTTATAGCAACGGTTATAAAAAGCATGGTCCTGCGCTTGACTTTCTTTATCACATAAACGGCCATGGTATTCGAAATAATCCTCTGGATATCAAGGGTGATCACCATCAGGGAAATGTTCGCTCCAGTCCCAATAACATTCGCGAAGATATCCATTGTATACGCGGCCAAAATATTTGCACCGGCCCACTGTCCTAATGTGTAAATGTGGATCATTATAAAAATGGGTTTGTAGAACTCTTTTTTCCGCATTGTCGTGTTCATGTAcgctatattacttctaattttCTTCACAAAAGTGTCCGGCAAGTTTGCGAGTGCTTTGGCTTCTCTTATAAATCTGCTCGCATCTATCATTTTTTCTAGCTCATCATCCTCCCCGTCCCCTCTCAGCCATCTGAACACCTTCCTACACTCATCGTATTTTCCTTGATCAGCCAGCCAACTAGGTGATTCTGGAGAATATATCACTATCAATAAATCCGCGAAAACGACGAACGCGATCACCAAAGCAGTCACTTGCCAAGACAGAAAGGATCCCAGGGAAtggacaaaaagaacacccgtcGCTATCGTTAATGATATGACCGTAAGAAATGCTCCTCTATTCTTTGGGCTGGTGTATTCTCCGATTAACACGGGGCCTAAAGAAGCACTCATTCCCATGGCGAGGCCTTGGAGGAATCTTGCGACGAGGAGTATAGTTATGTTTGTAGCGAGGATGATGCAGAACCAGCCAACGATCATTGGCACTAAGCTGGCCAGATTTGCAGTTCTTCTGCCGTATTTTGCCATTATGGTAGGCACTATGAAATTACCGGCGACGAGGGCGAATCCCAGGATTGCAGCTGGAAGGAAAAAGACAGGCCAAATCTatcatattatttcatttatatgctGTCGTgcgtaattaattaattatcataataataccGATCTCAGGATACTATTCTGTCCGTTGCATAATCccctattatataaatattctt
The sequence above is drawn from the Pararge aegeria chromosome 24, ilParAegt1.1, whole genome shotgun sequence genome and encodes:
- the LOC120634627 gene encoding facilitated trehalose transporter Tret1-2 homolog; the encoded protein is MGKSESWITPFKKQCFVSLGVSLNMAAHGLVMGFAAILLPQLRQPDSIIPIDDTSGSWIAAILGFALVAGNFIVPTIMAKYGRRTANLASLVPMIVGWFCIILATNITILLVARFLQGLAMGMSASLGPVLIGEYTSPKNRGAFLTVISLTIATGVLFVHSLGSFLSWQVTALVIAFVVFADLLIVIYSPESPSWLADQGKYDECRKVFRWLRGDGEDDELEKMIDASRFIREAKALANLPDTFVKKIRSNIAYMNTTMRKKEFYKPIFIMIHIYTLGQWAGANILAAYTMDIFANVIGTGANISLMVITLDIQRIISNTMAVYVIKKVKRRTMLFITVAINLFAFLATAAYTYCKGHNLLPFDHPAIGIALIHIHMFSIATGTVPLPFIIAGEVFPLEYRSLAGGLSVLFLSSNLFITVKTVPYLFKNFGIHGAYVLYAVVVGYCLVIAWLFLPETKDRTLQEIENEFRGRPLSPEELKSTQSLTSMKQFNTDRRCSSPVI